The Pontibacter sp. SGAir0037 DNA segment ATGCAGCTACTCCTGTTCTATAACTGGAACGACTCTGGTCTTGTTATTACATTTTTTCTCCTGCCCGAATCCTTCTGGTGATGCTGTTGCGCTAAAATTTAACCTGTAAAAGAATAAGAAGCATAATGTGTGCAACAGTACAGGAAAAGGCTGACACAGGGTTCTGACAGCATCCATCTCATTTTACAATACCTCCTGCTTGGCTTTATAGAACAAATAGCACTTTCCGCCAGGCATTCTTAAATTCTGATTTATGTTTTTGCAGTGACTGAGGCTCTGGGATTACAACATCAAGAAGTTGCATCTACTATTACTCCCTCAGCTAAAAAAACCATCATGTCACAAAATTTAAAGTTCATCAATACCACCCAGTCTGCCTTCTTTGCCACGGTCCGGAAGCGGGTAGACTCTTATTTCAAAGAGCAGGGCATTTCCAAGAATGGAAACGTAAGGATTTGGGTGAAGGCAGCTTTCTTCCTTTTAAGCTTCTTTACGCTATATTTCTTCATCCTTTCCGGCTCCTTCAGTGCCTGGGCAACACTCGGCATGGCAGCAGCTTTGGGGGCATTTGCAGCCTTTATTGGCTTTAACATTTGCCACGACGCCATACATGGCTCTTTCTCCGGGAACAGCAAAATTAACAGAGTCCTTAGCTATCTCTTTTATCTTATCGGAGCTAATCCATACCTCTGGAATATCTCACATAACATTGTACACCATACTTTTACAAACATACCGGGCCACGATGAAGACATTGAGGTTGCCCCGGGTTTGATACGCTTAGATGAAAGCGAGAAAGTGAACAGGGTGCAACGTTACCAACACCTGTATGCTTTCTGGTTATATGGCTTGGCCTCCCTGTCCTGGGTGTTGCGGAAAGACTATGTAAAATTCTTTCAGAAGCAGATTGGGCAGCACACAAAAAGCCATCCTAAAAGAGAGTACTTCAACCTGTTCTTCTATAAGATACTGCATTACTTCCTGTTTATAGGCCTGCCTCTGCTGTTGCTGAACCTTAACTGGTGGCAGGCTGCGCTGGGGTTCCTGGTAATGCATCTGGCCGAAGGTATGGTAATGGGACTTGTCTTTCAGCTGGCTCACGTGGTGGAGGGTACTGCGTTCCCTCTTCCAAACAACCAGGGCAATGTGGAGGAGGCCTGGGCGGATCATCAGATGCGGACTACTGCCAATTTTGCTCCTCAAAGCTCTCTGGCCAGCTTCCTGCTCGGAGGCTTGAACAGGCAGATTGAGCATCACCTCTTCCCGAAGGTCAGCCATGTGCACTATCCTGCAATTTCTGTTATTGTAAAGCAAACGGCTCAGGAGTTTAACCTGCCATACCTGGAAAGCAAAAGTTTCTGGACTGCTATACAGTCTCACTACAAGGTGCTCAAAAAATTAGGAAAAGAGGCATACGAAAAGCAGACTGCTGGCATTGCCGCAATAAACCCTGCTTAATTCTTGTTTTTTATCGACACCTTTTACCAGTCACCATTTCCTGAAAGTACTTAAAAAAAAGGCTGCCCGACACTTTATGCCCGGGCAGCCTCTTTTTTTAAGCACTGGATAAACTAGGCCTGCTTTACCAGCTGCACTTCACCCTGAATCTTCAGTTCTTCGCCCAGCATGACACCACCTGTCTCAAGCGCTGCATTGTAGTTTATTCCCCAGTCTTTTCGGTTAATTTTACCACTGATAGAGAAACCAGCTTTCACATTGCCCCAAGGGTCTGTCGCGACACCATTGTTCTCTACCGTAAGCTTCACAGGTTTGGTAGTTTCCTTTATTGTAAGATCTCCGAACAGGTTGAAAGTGTCGTCGTCTACTTTTTCCACTTTCGTAGAAACAAACTTCATATTCGGGTGGTTTTCCACACCAAAGAAGTCGGCGTTACGCAGGTGCTCATCGCGCTGCGCATTACTTGTATCAATAGAGGCCGGGTTAATATTTGCCACTACTTTTGCACCAGCGAAATCTTCTCCGGCTGTTTCAGCCTCTACATCAAACTGTGTGAACTTACCTGTTACGTTGGAAATCATCAGGTGCTTAATTTTAAAGCCAAGTTCGCTGTGGGATAGGTCCAGTGACCATTTAGTTGTTGACATTGTTATGTATGCTAAAGTTAAAGTTATATGAAAAAATTAATAATGTTATATTTTCTAACACTGTTAGGTATAATGCAAAAAAAATTATGCCTTCATACTTGAGATAAAGCCACGTATAAAATCTTTCAGCACCATCTGGTTCATGTCTTCTCTGCCTTCCTCTGCTCCCATCATGTTAATAGATACTAGCCCGTGCAACATAGACCAGAAGGTGTGCAGCTTCAGAAACGGATCGGTATCGGGGCTGTTACCGGAAGCAATCAGTCCGTGAATAGGCTCCAGCACCAACTCGCTAAAAGTTGCCAGTTCGTTTATCTGGTTCACCTTTTCACAGGAAGGAATGCCTAACCCGTACATCACCTGGTAATAAGCCTTTTGACTGAAAGCGAATTTCCAATATGCATCTGCCATTGCCTCCACCTGCTTTTCGTAGCTGCCTGCACCTGCTTTTGCTTTAATCAGTTCCTGGTTCAGATGCTGAAAACCCTGCTTGGTTAACTCGAGCAGAATAGCTTCTTTATTAGCGAAATGATCATATATCACAGGAACGCTGTACTCAATTACCTCCGCAATTTTGCGAATAGAAAGCGCCTGCCACCCATCCTGTACGACAAGCTCCCAAGCTGCCTCCAGAATAGAAGAGCGTAGCTCCTCTTTGTGCCGTTTCTTTCTTTCTGCTATTCCCATTTTATATCTGTTAAATTACCTAACAGTGTTAACAAAAGTAAGAGTTCATTTTGAAATAACAAAGCTTAGTAGTATCATGCACCATATTTAATGCTGCCAGAGGCTGCTGCCTTTGTTGCAATATTTTATACTCATCCTTGGCGTAGTTAGCGAACTACGCGTAAAAACTTAACATTTAAACCAAAGCATTTTATTCGTATGCAAATAGCCATTACAGGAGCTACGGGGCAACTGGGCCGTCTCGTGGTTGAAAAGCTGAAAGAAAAAACATCCTCTGAGCACATTGTTGCGCTTGTTCGCTCACCTCAGAAAGCTGCTGACCTGGGTGTGGAAGCCAGGGAAGCTGACTACAACAAACTTGAAACACTTCACCGGGCACTGGCCAGCATAAATACATTACTCCTGATTTCAGGAAGTGAAGTGGGGCAACGTGCTGTACAGCATCAAAATGTTATAGATGCGGCAAAACAGGCTGGTGTGAAACGAATCGTTTATACAAGCATTCTACATGCAGATACTTCTTCCATCAGCCTAGCAGAAGAACATCGCGCCACAGAAGCTGCCCTGAAGAATTCTGGCATTCCCTATACTATACTTCGTAATAGTTGGTATACAGAAAATTACACAGGTTCCATTCCGGGAGCACTTGCGGGTGGTGCCTTTATGGGTAGCGCAGGCGAAGGCAAAATTTCTTCGGCTACCCGGTTAGATTTTGCGGAGGCCGCTGTTGCTGTTTTGACCACGGAAGGACACGAAGGAAAGACATATGAACTGGCCGGAGATGAAGCCTATACCCTCAGCGAACTGGCTGCGGAAGTTTCCCGCCAGACAGGTACTACAATTCCTTACAAGAACTTGTCAGAGACTGATTATGCTGCTGCACTCACGGGCTTTGGCTTACCCGAAGGATTGGCGCAGGCGATTGCCGGATGGGATGCCGCCGCATCGGAAGGCAACCTGTTCGATGACAGCCATCAGCTCTCGGCACTCCTCAACAGGCCTACCACGCCCTTATCTGTTGCCGTAGCTGATGCCCTTCAATCAAATGCAAAAGCAGAGTAATTTTTAGTATCTCGTTCTGATCTGCTACAGGATACAACACAAAAAAGCCATCCCGTTTTTTCGGGATGGCTTTTAACATTGAAGCTGTTCCTTAAAGCTGCGCACTGGCTACTTTAGCCGGCTTTGTGTCTTTAATGGTTGCTGTGTCGGGCTGGATGGGATACAGGAACCGCTGCACATCTTTTAGGTACTGCAGGCTGCCGTTTGGCAGATTACTCAATACAATTAGGGCGCTATGGTCTTTTTTATTGCGCATGAGGTATGTAGTATACCCATGCCACAGTCCACCGTGGTATACCACGCTGTCGCCACTTTCCAGGGCTTTAATTCTCCACCCGAACCCGTAGTCTTCGGTTTTCTTTTTTTCTGTACGGGAGCCTTTAAATGCCTCTTCAAGAGTTTCCCGCTTAACCAGTTTCTGGGTATACAATGCCTGGTCCCATTTGTAAAGATCTTCTACAGTAGAGTATACGCCCTTATCTCCGAGCACCGTATCTAAATAGTCGGTGGTTCTTTTCTGCCTGCCACGGGTATGGCCGGTAGCAAATTTTCCCATATAAGCAGTCAGATCATCGCTAAAAGTAAAAGTATGCTTCATATCCAGCCGCTCAAAAATGCGCTCCCGCAAAAAAGTAGAAAAGGGCATCCCGGAAGCCTCGTCCACAATAGCCGCTAACAGGCAGTAGCCTGTATTGCTGTAATCGAAGCGTGTGTTGGGAGTGTAAAAAATCTTTGGCTGGTGTTGAACCATCAGATGCACCACATCCTGGTTGGTTAAAGGCTTCTTCCGGTCCGGCCACAGCTCATCGCTGAAATAGGTATAGTTTGGCAGCCCGGATCGATGGGTAAGCAGTTGCCGTATGGTAACGCCTTTATAGGGGAAATCAGGCAAATACTGCTGCACACTATCATCATACTGGAGCTTCCCCTGCTCTTTCAGCATCATAATGGCCATTGCCGTAAACTGTTTCGACACAGAGGCCAGCTGAAAGGCAGTTTCGGTGCTGAGGGAATCCTTGCGGTAGAAATCTGCATAACCAAAAGCCCCCTTATAGATCACTTGGTCATACTTTGTCACCAGCACGGTACCGTTAAAGCCTTTTCTCTTGTGCAGGTGAGTGAAAATTGAATCGAGCTGCTGCCCCATTTTCCGGGCACTGGCCTCTGTAAATGAAGCAGGTATGTCAACCTTCTCTCTATCGTCGCCTCTTCTCCAGAAGGAGAAACTACTCTGGCCTTCTTCTTCGGAACCGGAGCAGGAAACTAAAAACAAACTGAATAAGGATGCTGTTAGGCACCGCACTAATGGAAATTGTACTTTTAAAAAGGTCATACCTGAAAACCAACACGAGAAACAGTAGCAAATATAATTTACATTACCCTCCATTCTCAAACTGTTCACTAAAAAATGAGCCTGGCCAATCAGTAATTTATCAGATGCTTCCAGAGCGCTTCATGCTGATTTTACCGGCACGACCTTTACAACTGGTAGCCTGCCTTTGCAAGGACTTGGTCGAGCCGAAGCATCAGCTGTTTCAGACTTTTCAGTTCGTTCAGTTCCTCTGCCTCCAACAGTAACTGCAGGGAGCCATCAGAGGCATGCAGGCCCACCAGCGGGTAATGGTTATGGATGTGTGAAAATTTCCAATCGTTCTTATAGATGAATTCTACCCGGAGCGGAAGCTGTCGGAGGAAGGCTGCCCATTCCTGTTTTATGGTAAAGTTACCGTAGGTGAGCGCGCAAAGGCTACAGGCATAGGTGGCGGGTGAAATGATTTTATGTGCAAAATCGGTCATTTTGTTAAATAAACCCGTCTCGGCATTGTAAACGAAAAGCAGTTTCGGCTCCATACATCTTCTAACTTATAATATTTGCTGCACCACTCTTATCAGGGCTTTGTCAGGCCCAGCCAATCCTGTTTACTAAAGTTTCTGAAAACACGATCATCAGATTGTACCAGGTTGGAGGCAAGTTTGGCTTTGTTTTTCTGCATGATCAGGATCTTCTCCTCCACTGTGTCGGGGCAAACCAGGCGCGCGGCTATAACGTTCTTCTGCTGCCCGATACGGTAACTGCGGTCGATGGCCTGGTTTTCGACCGCCGGATTCCACCACGGGTCCACAATAAACACATAGTCGGCGGCCGTTAAGTTAAGACCAGTGCCGCCTGCTTTCAGGCTGATCAGGAATACCCTTGTTGCATCATCCTCCTGGAACCGGCTCACTACTTCTCCCCGGTTCCGGGTGCTGCCCGTCAGGTAAGCATGTTTGATCTCTTCCTTTACCAGCTCCTTTCTGATCAGGTCTAGCATCGACACAAACTGCGAGAACACCAGTATCTTATGTGTTTTGGAAACAGCCCGTACCTGCTCCAGCAGCATTTCTATTTTGGCCGAAGATTCACTGTAAAGCCCATCCTCCCCCAGCAGCAGCGGCGAATTACATATCTGCCGTAACCTGGTAATGCCTGCCAGCACATGCACCGATTGCTTTGGAAGTTCTTCTTCTGTACTGGCCGAAATAAATTCCCGGAACTCTTTTTCGTATGCATCATAAATCTTGCGCTGCTCCGGCCCCATTTCGCAGTATAAAATTACTTCTGTTTTTTCGGGTAATTCCGTAGCTACTTCCTGCTTTGTTCTTCGCAGTATAAACGGACTGATCCTGGCTTGTAAGGCGGCGGAACTGCGCCTGTCTTTGAATTTATCTATCGGTATGGCATAGGTGTTCCGAAAGAAGTTTCTGGAGCCCAACAGGCCGGGACAGGCAAAGGAAAGCTGGGCATAGATATCAAAGGTATTGTTTTCGAGCGGTGTACCCGAAAGTACTATCCTGTTCCGTGACTGAAGCAGACGTGCTGCCTTGTATCGCTGTGAGGCAATGTTTTTGATATTTTGGGACTCATCCAGGAAAACATAATGGAACCGGTACTGGCGCAGGAAGCTTATATCTGAAACAAGGGTACCATAGGTAGTCATAACCACATCGTAGGAATCGAACGAGTCGGCGGTTTTAGCCCGGTCGGCACCATGTAAAACATACAGCTTAAGGCCTGGTGCAAACCTACCGATTTCAGCTTTCCAGTTATAGAGGAGCGATGTTGGCACCACCAGCAGATGGGCTCCTTTTTCTGGCCTGCCTTTTAACAGCAGCATGAAAGCGATTACCTGCACCGATTTCCCCAGCCCCATATCATCGGCCAGGCAACCCCCAAAGCCTGCGTTATCTAAAAAGTGTAGCCAGCTTAAGCCCTGCAGCTGGTACGGGCGGAGCGTTGTCTGCAGTTCTTCAGGTGCCGGAACGGCCGGTATGGTTTTTACATCTGAGAGCAGTCTGCTGTAATACGCCACCTCCTGTCTTACCTGCTCATCGAGCATGTGCTGCTCGTAAAGCTCGGCAAGTACAGTGTAGTTTGTTTTAGGTATTTTTAGAGTGTCCTCTTCTATGGTACCCGCTGCAAAATAGCTTTCGAATTTCCGGAGCCATTCTTCCGGTAAAATGCCAAGCGAACCGTCGCCCAGCTCAACGTACTTGCTCTTGTCTTTAACTGCACGGTGCAATTGCGTTAAAGAAGCTTTCTTTTTACCGTAGCGAACAGCCACTTCTGCATTAAACCAGTTCAGGCCACTTGCCACCTGTATATGAATGCGTGCTTTGTGCTGGTTCAGCTTATTTCCTTTAAGTTCGTTAAAGCCCAATACCTTTATGCCCTGCCGGTCCCAGGCGTCGAAGGCATTTAAAAACCAGTTCTCGTCCAGAAAGCAGTTCTTATGCAGGTAAAAGTAGGGCAGTGGGCTTTCGAGTTGTTCCATAAAATCGGGGTGCTGCACCAGAAACAAAGTCATAAGCGCATCCTCCGCCTCCTTGTTCCGCTCTACACCCAGTAATTCGCCGGTATGGTCCTGGATAAAAAGCGGCTTGGTAGAAAGTACAGACACTTCCTTGTCGCGGTAACGCAGCACAGGGTTCAGCATCACATAGTCCTCCATATCCGACAGATAGATCAGCCGCTCCGGCTCTTCGTTAAACCCCGCCTGCTGTAACTGCGATTTGCTGGCTGGCCGCAGGTAAGTATGTTCTATGGGTACATCGTCCTCCATCTGGGACAGCACTTCCACGTTAAACCTCAGAAATTCGTCGGGAGGCAGCACAATGTCATGCTGTTGTTTTCTGAAGTAGCCAATGGAATCCATCAGGTTCTGCTTCTCACTAAAGTACCAGAGGTTGTCCAGTACCAGGAAGTAATCAAACTTTAACTGAATGCGGCTTAAAGGACAAAAAGATCCGTTAATTTTTACGGCTCCTTTTACAGTATAGAAGTCTTCGTCTAAACTTACCTGTATCTTGAAATCGATGGCCGGCTGACTTACCTGAACCGGAAAAATGGACCGGCTGGTAATTTTTTCAGAAATACTGCTATCGTGCAGGTAAAAAGCATAGTTAAAAGGGTTGTTCACCAACGACTGCAGGGCCATAAAATCTGTGGCAGATTTTTCGTAAAAATTCTGCAGCTTCATAATGGCGGTGTAAAACTTCAGTTCCTCCGGTTGCTGCGTCTGCCAGGCAAGTTCGATCGGGTTCAGAATGGTAATCGGGTTCTTCAGCTCGCCCGCATGGCTTACCTGCACCTCGGCCAACTGGGCACTAAACAGGTTATAGTACCTGTGCTTGCCTATCACAATTATAACCTGCTTCTCCGATGGCTGCGCAATTGGTTTACTTTGTACAGAAAGGAAGTGTTTGAAAGCCGCCTCACCCGTATTGTTTCTCCGTGTGAATCCTTCGTAAGCTGTCACCTTCCCCGAAGGTTCATAAGCAGTATCGTGCTGTTCCATGTGATGATAAACTTCCAACCGGCCTCCTAAAGCTGCACCTGCAAAATTACTCCGCTCGCTTTTCCCCAGGGTGGTAAGTTGCTTTAGCTCGTTTCTCTACATCCTCGCGGTAGTAGGCGACATCCTTAAAGGCAACGTCCGCATACCGCTGGGCCTGGTCGTCGAAATGCGGTGAGTCCGGGTTACCGCTTTGTCCGCCGGCCAGCATGCTTTTTGCTTTCACTTTCTCGCCGAACTCGACTACCGCTACAAAGCTGTTGCCGGAGGTGCCGTAAAGCCGTTTGGTATCGTACGCACTAGCGCCATACGAAGCCAGTGCCCCCCAATTTCCGGATGCCATGCCTATCGGCAGGCTCGGCAGGTTATCATTGAAAGGCTGCTTAATTTCACCGTTGATGCGCTGATAACGGTTTATTTCTCCCCAGGGAGTATTCCACTGGCCAAAGTCTTTCTCCAGTTGGCTGACTGTCTGGGCAAAAATATCCAGCCGCTCTTTGGCAGGCGCTGTAGCTGCATAGTACCGGAACCGCTCCATCAGGTTAAGGCCATTGGGCGCACTGCCGCTTTTCAGTAGGGTGGTTGCATAAAAATGAGCCAGCGACATGGCCACCGATTCTTTAGAAACAGCAAAATCCCATTTGCGCATTACCTCCACGGCCTCCTTCAGTTTCGGATCACGGGTGCCTTGCTGATCATATGCCTTTACCAGCCCCGGTATCAGCACCTCAAATCCGGGCAGGTAAGGATCGTAGGCAAGCTGTATCAGCTTATCAAGCGTCAGGTTATCGGCTTTCTCCAGCAGTCGGATGGCATGCACGCCACGAAAGTTTTCAGGAGACTGCGACATGTAAACCGGGTAATCCTGCGGTTTCGGACTATAGGCTCCTGCACTTGTAAAAGGTGTGGAATTGCAGTTCTGAATCCAGCCGTTCGGCGGGTTGATAACACGTATGGTTTCTTCCAGAGAATGTAATCCCTGCCAGTCGGTTTTCGGGTTACTTCCATCCACGGGTTTGGTATAGTTAAAAGAAGTATCGCGTATCGGAAAGAAGTTACCATGGTAATAAGCAATGTTGCCATCTGCATCGGCATACACGGTTCCGTTAGACGAGTTGGTGCGCAGCTGCATCATTTCATTAAACTCTTTCAGATTGCTTTTCTTGGTCCGGGTGTAGGACTGCGTCAGGGCTTCCACCGGCTTCCACATCAGGGCCGTTGCCACCCATTTATCTCCATTCTGATGCGTAATAGGCCCGTGGTGGGTTCTGAACGTCGTAAAAGTCTTCTGCTTCAGTTCATCTCCATCTTTGTAAGCCAGCGTTACTTCAGCAGTGGCAACAGGTCTTTTTTCATCTCCGTAGCGGTAATAGAACTTGCCATTTTCTTTGATAACCGTCTCTTCAAATTCATCTATTACATCGGCATAAGCGGATGTATGCATCCAGCCGGTTTTTTCGTTAAAGCCCTGGTAAATAAAGAACTGACCCCAGGTAACGGCTCCGTAAGCATTCAAGCCTTCTTCACTGACAGCATGCACTTCTCCTCTGAAGAAAAAAGAGGTATGCGGATTAATGAGCAGCATAGCATTACCCGATGCCGTGTGCTTACCTGAAATGGTAAAGCCGTTCGATCCCTTAGGCTCCTCGAGCAAGGCCGGGTGCACAAGGCCATCGCCGTGCTTGTTCAGTCCAAGCGATTTGTTTTCTTCATAGAAAGCCTTTATCCTTTTAGTGGAAACACTTTCGATATCACCGCCGATAGAACCTTCGCTGAAGTACATCGGCATCCAGGGTTCGAAACGGGTAAGTAGTTTGGGCTTAACCTCCGGATGGGTATAGAGGTAGTAGTTAATGCCGTCGGCAAAGGCACGGCAAAGCGCCTTCAGCCACTCCGGGCTTTCCTCGTAGTGCTGCATGGCCTCTTCCTGCGACATATATAACCTGGCGCGCAGGTCGCTATAAAGCATTTCCTCTCCTTCTACCTCTGCCAGCCTGCCGATAGCCCAGGTATAGTTACGCTCTACTCTGTTAAAATCATCTTCGCACTGTGCATACAACAGTCCGAAAACAGCATCGGCATCTGATTTACCGTACACATGCGGCACACCGAAATCATCGCGTATAATGGTAACCCGGGAAGCCTGCTCCTCCCATTTTTTCACCTCGGAGCCGGTGGTTGTTTTTTCTGCCACCGAACAGGAGAAAAGCAGGGCAACAAAAAGAAGTATTTGGCTGGTAGTCTTTACAATGTATTTCATGAGTTCTCTTAAAGAAACAGAAGAACTCCCAATTTAAGCAGTTTTGCTAAAAAATACACTTTAAAGTATACTCCGAAACAGAAAAGGCAGCTTTGCCTTACCCGATTGCTTCGTTCAGGCCGGGCAGCCTGCCGAAACGGTGCAAGGTGGCAATATGAGAGCGTAAGGCATCGCCAAAGGTCTTATTCTCCATATAAGGGATGTTGAACTCAGCGGCTGTTTCTCTCACAATTTCAGAAATGGCAGGATAATGCACATGGCAGACCTTGGGGAAAAGGTGGTGCTCGATCTGATAATTCAGCCCCCCCACATACCAGGACAACCACTTATTGTTACGTGAAAAGTTTACTGTGGTGTGCAGCTGGTGTATGGCCCAGTCGTTTTCGATATTCCCGTTGCTATCCGGCCTCGGATGGCTGGTACCCTCTACCGTATGCGCCAGCTGAAAAATAACTGTCAGCACGATGCCTGCCACAAAATGCATAAGCAGGAAGCCCGCCAGAACCTCCAGAAACGGGATGCCATATACAAGGGTAGGTACAACCAGAATTACAGAAAAGTACACCAGCTTCATCAGGATCAGCTTCAGCAACATCACCTGGTTTTTTTCTTTGGAATTCGGGTTCACGCCTTTCCTGATAAACAGGAAGTACTGCACAAAATCTTTGGCCAGCACCCAGTACAGCGTTAGTAAACCATAGAACAGAAACGCATATACCCACTGCAGCTGATGATAAAACCTGATAGATGTATGCGGCGAAAACCGGAGCACCAGCCTGTCCTGTATGTCTTCGTCCATATCAACTACATTGGTATAGGTATGATGCAGAATATTATGCTGCAGCTTCCAGTTAAAAGCGGAGCCGCCCACCAGGTTCAGTGTGTGGCCCATCCAGCTGTTAACGGCCTGGTTAGAAGAGTAGGCGCCATGGTTGGCATCGTGCATCACGCTCATCCCTATACCAGCTACGCCAAGTCCCATCATAAACCATAAGAACAGGCTCAGAGGTAAACCAGGCGTAAAACTTAGTAACAGCATAAAAGGCAGAATATAACATGCTAGCAGAGCTACACTCTTAACTACCATTTTGGCGTTGGCATTCCGGGAGATTTGGTTCTCTTTAAAATAAGCGTCCACTCTTCTGCGGAGCGTAAGGAAAAACAAGTTCCTGTCTTTGCTTACAAATTTTATTCTACCATCGGGTTTCATATTTTCTGGAATAGGTGTTGGTATCGTCTTTAGCTGGCAAGCTTCACATTTACTGCATTCAGGCCTTTTAACCCTTTTTCCACTTCAAAGCTTACTTTGTCGTTTTCTTTAATTGGTCCGCTCAGAGCGTTCTGATGCACGAAAATGCTTTCCTGGCTTACATGGTCTTTAATAAAACCATAGCCTTTGGAGGTGTTAAAGAAGGTAACAGTTCCCTTTCTGATCAGGGTGGCAGGATCAACGGGCTCTTGCCGCGATACACCGATCTGAATTTCAGACTGGTCTACTACTTTCTTTTTCTTGTTCGGATCAGGAGGAGTAGAAGAGATATTTCCGAATTCATCTACATAAGCCAGCATCTCGTCCAGGTCTTTGCCGTTTCTGGAGCTGGTCTTACGCTCTTCTTTTTTCTGTTCTTTGTCCTGCCTTTTCTTCAGCTTTTTCTTTTCTTTTTCTTTTTTACTAAAAGTTTCCTGTGATCTTCCCATAAAGTTGTTTTAAATTAAATGTAGCTTTTGCTCTTTTTCAAAGGTTGAGAACCTTTATTTAGTATCGAAACAAGAAGTTTGTACCGTTACGTATCCACTTCTCAAAGAAGGTATTATCATTAAATTCGCCTGATACTAGTTCAGAGTCGGTGAATTCTTTAACAGAGCGGGATGTCATAAAACGCTGAAGCGAGTCCTGGTTGGTGGGAGACCAATCTTTACCTTTCTGTAACGCTACACACAGGTATTCACGTGTGGTGGTATCTACTATATATTTTCTATTCATACAAAGTGGTTATGTTGAGCAGGTATGGCTGTTTAGCACATTATTACCTGTAAAAAAACAGAAAAGCCTTACAGGTGTAAGGCTTTTCTGTTATGACTTATATATGAAAACTAAGCACGTTTAACATTAACCGCGTTTAGTCCTTTTCTTCCTTCTTGTAAGTCAAAAGTTACCTCGTCATTTTCTCTGATTTCATTTACAAGGCCAGATACGTGTACGAAGTACTCCTGATCTGAATTTGCTTCTTTGATAAACCCGAACCCTTTCAGGTCATTAAAGAATTTTACTGTTCCTTTATTCATGTTGATTTGTTAATTATATACCTACTACATATTTGAAGGCATATACGTTCATATTTTTTTTCAATTTACAATTAAAAGTTTACAATTCCTGCTTCTGCCACTATTATATTTTTAAGTTCATCTAATAAGCGTACTTGCTCCGGTTATAATGATAGGGAACCGCCAAAAGATTGGCAAATAACCCGTGTCATCTGCAAAATTCCGGAATGGCACCTACCCGGGCAGCTTATCTGCCGTAAAATGCTGATGCACCTTCCAAGTTAAATTAACATGTGCAGTTCTTCTGCTTCCTATATAATTATGACTGTGAAAAAAATCTTACTCAGCACTTTATTTGCACTGCTCACTGCCTTGCCGCTTGCCGCTCAGCATGAGCACCATCATAACCAGCAGCAAATGCCCGATAGCACAGCCCAACACCAGGGCCACCGCATGAATAACCAGCACGATAGCATGCAGATGCCCATGACACATGCTTTTTCACGCAACCTGCCCATGACTCGCAATGCCTCCGGTACCGGCTGGCTGCCGGATGAATCGCCTATGTACGGCCATATGTACCACCGGAGCGACTGGATGTTTATGCTGCACTACAACCTGTTCCTGCGGTATAATAACCAGGATATTTTTAAAGGAGGAAACAGAGGCGACAGCCAGTTTGATGCGCCCAACTGGTTTATGCTGATGGGGCAGCGCTTCGTAGGCAAACGAGGCTTGT contains these protein-coding regions:
- a CDS encoding cold-shock protein produces the protein MGRSQETFSKKEKEKKKLKKRQDKEQKKEERKTSSRNGKDLDEMLAYVDEFGNISSTPPDPNKKKKVVDQSEIQIGVSRQEPVDPATLIRKGTVTFFNTSKGYGFIKDHVSQESIFVHQNALSGPIKENDKVSFEVEKGLKGLNAVNVKLAS
- a CDS encoding cold-shock protein: MNKGTVKFFNDLKGFGFIKEANSDQEYFVHVSGLVNEIRENDEVTFDLQEGRKGLNAVNVKRA